The genomic interval TATATAAAGAGTTAAAAATTTCTTTTTCTCATGCGATTCAATTTTTCCAGCTAACGGAACAGCAAGTAAGGGAGATTAAGGCTATGAATAAAGCTATTGATGCGAAGGATGTATTGCCTTTTCCTGGGGTTGAGGAGATTTTAAAAGCAGCAGATACGAATGTGATTATGACACATAAAAGCTATGCAGGTGTTACCAATTTTCTTCGGCATTATGGATGGGAGAAATATTTTACAGAAATAGTCACTTTAGAAAATGGGTTTCCTCGGAAGCCTGCAGTAGATTCCTATCACTATTTACATACGAAGTATTCCATTGATTTGGCGATTGGGGACAGAGAGCTGGATTTAATTCCAGCCAATAAATTAGGGATTCAAAGCTGTATGTTCCAAAACGAGTGTGAAATTGCTGACTATCATCTAGTAGACTATGCCGACTTTTTCACGGTATATCGGATGACAGGTAAAGCATAATATAAAAAAAGAGCATTCTGAGATATTAAAACTTCTTCTCAGAATGCTCCTCCGTTTATCACTACTTCCACAATCTCTGGTCTATTAAAAATTCGCTGGGGAATAATGCTATTTCCTAAACCTCTGTTAACTATCATTACCATATCTTCTTTTTTATACATGCCGGCTGTGTATTTGGGCATAAATCCTTGATCTGGTGCTACTATGCCACCGATAAATGGTAATCTTACTTGACCACCGTGTGCGTGGCCTGTTAAAACTAAATCCATTTTTTCATAGAGGGAAAACAACTCGGGTCGATGGGATAGTAGTAAATTGAAATGTTCTTTATGAGAGAGACTATCTACTATTTCTGCTAGTTCCTCCTCACCTGATAAAAAGGTTGGATCATCCACCCCGATAAGATTTATCGTTTCCTCTCCAATATTCACTAGTGTCTGTTCATTTCGTAAGACGTAAATACCTGCTTCTAACAATTTCTCTTCTAATGCAGGAAATTTCCCTGACCAGGATTCATGATTTCCAGTT from Niallia sp. FSL W8-0635 carries:
- a CDS encoding HAD hydrolase-like protein, encoding MNILWDFDGTLFDTYPAYTDILYKVLGEQVDKEAIYKELKISFSHAIQFFQLTEQQVREIKAMNKAIDAKDVLPFPGVEEILKAADTNVIMTHKSYAGVTNFLRHYGWEKYFTEIVTLENGFPRKPAVDSYHYLHTKYSIDLAIGDRELDLIPANKLGIQSCMFQNECEIADYHLVDYADFFTVYRMTGKA
- a CDS encoding metallophosphoesterase, coding for MKKRMLIVGISICILMLFSYYQNNSLSTSTFTLSSEKITEPIKVVQLSDLHSKQFGKNQNQLVKQVKKLKPDIIAFTGDLVDSETYDEQKSITLMEELVQIAPTYYVTGNHESWSGKFPALEEKLLEAGIYVLRNEQTLVNIGEETINLIGVDDPTFLSGEEELAEIVDSLSHKEHFNLLLSHRPELFSLYEKMDLVLTGHAHGGQVRLPFIGGIVAPDQGFMPKYTAGMYKKEDMVMIVNRGLGNSIIPQRIFNRPEIVEVVINGGAF